The Episyrphus balteatus chromosome 3, idEpiBalt1.1, whole genome shotgun sequence genome segment TAGTCATCACCAATATTGGTTACTATTGTCTATTGCCAGATAGACCATTGACAATCTACCTTGAAGGTGGTAAACTTGAATTCCATCTAGGGTGGTGTTATTGGCTGTTGTTAGTTGCAGGTAATGGTAGCGTTTGAAGAACATTTTTTGAACACACGTCTTCAAGAgtgtcctttttttgttttgcaggtATTCTCTGCTTTGTAGCTGGGGTGCTCATCTCTATTATTGATCTAGTGTGGCCACACACTTTTTCGACAGTCTTAGAAGTCTATTATGGCACGCCTTATGACAGGCATGTGATTCTGGAGGAGTCGAGTGATGTTCGTTTTAGAAAACGCATCAGCAATAGAGGTCTTGAAGATCCTCCAGGTTTGGGATCTCGAATTTTGAGAAGACTTTCGTCGAAAGCACGAGACTCAACGACGGGTTTTTCAAATACCGCTGGAGTTTCGAGTGGAGTTGAAAATAAGGGCTTCCAAGGTGATGTACCGAAGAGTCCTTGGCGATATCCTTTTAGAAGGGCGCAGCAGCTACCACCGCATCCTATGAGTATGCAACGTACCATGTCACAAGACTCTGGGTCGAGTATAGCCTCGGCAGCAGTACAGATCTCACCAATGCACAAACAGGCTTTATCAAGAATGTTACCGTAAGTATTTAATCATCacaaaaaatgtccttttttaataaaatttgttttttctcttaTAGTAAAATCCCACATGAACGACCAAGAGACATTGATCACTGGTgataaaaagtatcaaaattaatttgtaatatacatcaattttttttttttgacaaaaataatgaaaaactgTTTGGATTTTAATCTCCAAATAAATTAGTATGACCAGCGAGATATTTTCAAacagtttttcaaattttgattttaagacaaaataaaaaacaaaatcacataCCTGACAAACAAATTATacgaaaagaaagaagaaaatttaattttaagtaaattattttattatttttaacaaattggactaaaaacttgacaaaaaattaaagaagaaaaaaaaaaaacaaaaactcaacgAAACTCTCCATACTAGAAttagacaaacaaaaaattattacttataTATATTATTTGTGTGTAAACTAAGTGATGATGTTGTGATAATGcttacaatttaaataaataaaaaaaaattaatatttagttttaagtaaaaacaaaacaaaaaagtatttaagcttgacgaaaaaaaaaaaataacgattcataatttattattttacgacgaacaaaatttaaacgaaaacaaaaaaattcaaaaacctaattatttatttcattttattttgtgtaaaaCTCGTGTATTAAAaatgagtattttttcaattagtttttaatttaagaataacaaaaatatgtcaaaaatatataaaaaaaaaaaatcagaaatgtgAAGAAGCTATTATTAGAAATGTGTAAAATTAggaataaaattaacaaatttataatttagatttaaaaatatGAGTCGTTGTGtaagtgataaaaataataatattatataattATTGTATTGCAAATGTAAAAAGATGTTAAGAAATTTTGTAAGGAAATGTAAAACTTGTGAATGTGAATGATtttgaaatcaatgaaaaaagaataataaaagaaaaaaaagtaagagaaaaaattgtttatatttgcGTATAAATATCTAATAACCGGACGTCCAAGAAACTTTagagaggcctttcttttgatgtatcactcaatggatttggagaaattttttgaaaatgcattatttttaggcaaggggttaaccttgattttttctcgaaaatcttaaaaaaataaatttgtgatttttttacataaatggataggccttTTCATTGTGAGCTTATATCTGTAAAGCAAAACTTGTTTCgtgaccttgatccgaaaatgtCTGCTtttgaatgtaaaaaatattaggtatttcgattgcaaataattcagcaaccagacgtccaagaaaattttggttttcagttatgaatagagcttcaagagacctttcttttgatgtatcactcgatggattcggagaacttttttgaaattgcattatttttaggcaaggggttaaccttgatttttgctcgaaaatcttaaaaaattaaatttgtgatttttttacataaatggataggccttttcattgtgagctcatatctgtaaagcaaaacttgttttgagaccttgatccgaaaatatcttctTTCGAATgtaggaaacaaaaaatttctattgaaaaaaataattcaccaGACATTTCGTTAGAATTGAATGTCGGTAAACAAATATAAATGCGCCTGAATATATGCAATACAAAATTGTACAATATTCATATTGCTTCTTTGAGTCGATAAGATAGTTCAGAAAACAAACTCCTGAGATTATGCAAAAggaatattttagttttcaaatgtTTGGTTGAAAACTAATActgttcaaaaaaataaaattatgcatattttcgttgacatgaaaaaattttaattagatGAGGTAAATTGTAGAAGATGATCAGATTTTCTGTAGCAAATGTGAATATCCAACTCAAATTTCAGGTAATACACTTTTTATTGTATTACATTCGATATTTTATGCCACCTACCTTAACAAAACTCTTTTTGAAACATGTTTCCAATATTTATTTGAGTATTCGGTTGTACCAGTAAAACTGATGTTTGATGAGAAAAtgggttttaataatttttgaatgcCAAAATCGAAGTGTTTCTGGTTCAATTTCCTGTTTTgagctttgaaataaaaattttaaatacaaaaaaaaactaaaatataacaaaataaatgttttatttcgatttttctttaatgacttaaaaatattttatttattttgaatttatataaatcttaaaaattagtactaattttattattgttttttatacaaagaaataaataaattttgtttgtgtgtttattgttttttttttttttaattaataattttgtctttattcacaatataatttttgtttttgctaaccAATTTGCATgtataaataatgtaaaaatattttttttatatttacaaaataattttaatgatgtatttttaattaactaataaagtaaaaaaaatgagaaatatgaagtttattttatttagattttttttttttttaatttataggtATTTTACGATCAAATGCACtagaattaatatttttttttttgtataccatTTTAAACTCTCTCTTAAAGAATGAGAAACAGCCTGAATGTTCTAAGAACGAGCTTGTAAATGGATATCTTTCTAAATAAGAAGCAGTATTTTTTACTAAGAAATGTGTTAATTTTTTAgccaaaattttcaaagtgatgTATGAAATATGGAAGTTTTCGTGTTTTATTGACTTCATCGCAGGCAGACATTACGCTCTTGGTTAGAGGCCTTGGTCCACATGAAAAGACTCCTATTTTTGAAACcttaaacaaataaatgaatACAATATTAATATCGAGGGAAATCTAGAAAAATAAGCAAATTAAACTTACATAAGAGTGCTTCTTCTGAACAAACTTAAGGAAACTTGACATATCCGGTCTGCCAAAGTGATTCACTGCCTTCAAGCCAGTGAATATTGACTTCTTTGATAGACGTTGGAAGTGATTCTCacaaatgtactaaaaaaaaacatttttatattcaaaatttcgAAACTTCTTGTTAAAAATACCTACCAACATAGTTGTCCTCAAATCAAACTTATGGAAGAATTGTGTAATAAATATATGAATCTCTAAAACATTAGTAACATCTTTCTTCTCAACATCCCTCAACACATCAATAAACCACTCAAAATGTTTATGCGATGGACAAATCCATAAGAAATAAACTTTCTTACAAGCTACTCCCGAATATCGATTAGTGCTCGTACCAAATACCAAATCATTCAAAATCGATGCATACGGAGTTACGCCAATACCACCGCCCACCATAACAGCCACTTCGAATTTATACCAATCTTGGTTGCCTCCACCAAATGGTCCTTCGATCCGGATTTTTGGTTGATCTTCAGCATTATAGTTGCATGGATCGAAATAATTTCGAAGCTTCCAGGTCCATGGTCCCTGAGCTTTGATGTGACAGCTAAGGAAGTTCTCATGGGGAGCCGAAGTCAGTGTGAAGCTGTGCATTTCATTGGGTCTGAAGGAAGTACACGATAAACGAACCCATTGACCAGAGAGATATTTTAGATTTGGTGGACGatagaatttgattttaataacaTCCGATGGCAGGAGATCGGTTTCAATGACATCCAAGGCCATGTACTTGGTTCGAAGTGAAACAATctggaaaaatgtaaaaattggtTAGAAAATTGCCGGAAACTAGTCTTCTTCAGCTAAAACCTTGTCCAAAGTATAAATAATCCCAGGACCAAGGAAGAACATCCAAAACCTTGGAGGACCAGTCAAACGTGCCAATCCATGAATCAAACTCAAAATATAGAGAAGAACATAGAGAGAATGCATGTTCCAGAAGAAATTATACGCCCTCTTGCGGATTGTCGGATGAGCAAAGACGAAAATTATGCACATGATGATGAAGAGCATGACTCCAGTTGTtcctaaaacaaaattttttaatatttttgtagcTTTCGAAAAGTTAAGTCGACTTACCAGTAACTGTTTGGAATAACCAAAAGGTTATATCAGGCTTATAATCCGAAGCAAAGTGAACTTCTCGAGTTAGACATCTTAGATTTTCATGAGATTGCGTAGAAACGTGGTAAAAGTTCACAATGTGACCCAAGGAATGAAGAATTGAGAAGAATAAAGCGGTACAAGCTGCAATTTTGTGGAATTGAATGTGAGAGTCCAGTGGAATGTATTGCTGAATTGGGAATTCCTTGAGTTTGGTGATGAGGTTTCTGGAAGAAAATCGAGACTATATAGTCTTTGTTGGAAAAAATCAAGACCTCTCTTACCTTGACATCGTCAATAACAGAAGTGAGTAACAGAAAGACAATGAAGCTGCTGATCCTCTAGTAATGGCAATTCCAACACCCATAATATGCCTCAAGTCGGTGTGTTCAGCCATGAAAGAGTAATCTGAGGAGAAGAAAAcggtttaaaaacaaaaacgggACTCCTGGAAAAGTTAGTAAGCGAAGGTTCTAAAAGgtttaaatattgcaaaaaaaaaacttcaaaggtCAAAAACACCTTCGTTCAGAGCCCTCATACTTACGAATAAATCTCTCCACAAAAAGCACGATCGTAATcacatagaacaaaaacaaataaaatatattctgACGATTCTCTTCCAAAAACGTTATATAACAATCCCATTTCTCCTGTAACCAGTGTCTAGGTTTATCTTGCATAGGTTCAATATGAAACGATGTCATTCTTGCCACATTAGTCGAAGTATCCAAGAAATTTTGCTTGGCACCCTTACAATCCAAACCAATCGCAACAAAATCACCCTTATACTCCTTCATCATGAGCTTGAAATCCTGATAGGTCAAATGATTCTTATGTTCCAATCCGACATCTTGGAACATTCCATCAATCAATTCGGTAACTTGATCATCTCCCAGACTTGTTGTTCTAGCAATTTCAACTAGAGATCTCATCATTTCACTCAATTCACCCTTGTCAATTACTCCATTACGATCATTATCACACATATCGAAGATTATACGAAGCTTATCGTCGGTCTTGCCACGAGAAAATAGAACAACAGTTTCGAGGAATTCTTGGAAAGAAATTCGGCCATCTTGATCTTTATCGACGATGTTGAACATTTTCCGAACGAACATATCGTTTGGTTTCATTCCCAAGGCAGCAGCGAATTCAGCTTTTGATAGGCTTGTCCGCATAACGGTCATAACTTCTCCATCTGACGAAGCATCGGATCTTCGTCGTCTTTCACCTGGTCGCAGGCCAAATGTCAGAGCGTAAGCTTCACGGAAGAAGTATTCGAGGCGTTTTTGTCTTCGCTCTCGAGTTTCAGCTCTTGCCAACATGATATCTTTGTTAACCTCGATTAAGGTCATCTCTTTTTTGTGGTGGACCAAAAAGTCTTCGAGCTTCTTGACAAACTTCCTTCGAGCTGCATAAGATTCCAACTCCAACACCAGATCATGATCGTTGGGAACCCTTAGCAGAATATAAGGCTTCTTTTTGATGTGATTTGTTGCAGACTCTTCAACCGTTATAACATCGACGGTCTTGACACAAAAAGTTCTAAGTTTCTCTCCTTTCCTATCAACCGTGTAGATAGCCGATTCCGGACCGAATTTTACCGTCACCAGACGTTTGTGATTAGCATGTAGCCATTCTCGTGCAACCATCTTATCCACTGAGCCCTTATGACCTGGATTTGATCTCAAGGCCTCTTGTCGAATTTTCAACTTTCTGCGTTTGCTATTTTGAAGTTTAACTACACAATAGCCAGCTCCAGCACACAGAATTGGTACGAATCCCAAAAACACGCAGACATAGATAAATGTCAACTCAGACCCGGCAAAGTAATCATAACCCTCGAGATAGTTACAAGGTTCCAATTCGGTAGCATTTAATTGCATTGGCTGCGGGCATGGATCACCTTCGTGCCACATAAAGACATCTCGTTGGATATCATCTGGGCCAACGTCAGTGCTATTGACAATTATTTCGTACATTGTGATCTTTCGGAGTTCTACAATTTCTTCTTTCGTAAAGACTCCATTCATTTCGTTTTCGAACCAGAAACGATCAGCATCTCGCAAACGGGTAAATTGTTCTTTGATAACTTTTGTGAAGAGTTCACCCGGTTGGCCATAGGATTCAAGCATTCCACCGATATAGACATCGACATCATCCAATTGGTTGTTGTAGGCTGAGATAAGCATTCTGGAAGAAAATTTTAGGTTATGGGACAGTTTTTCAAGGATTTCTCTCAAAACAAACCTTAAGAGTTCCGGTTGCTCTGCGAATAATTCAGGATTGATGTCCATCCAATCTTTTTTAGGTGTAAGGCCATAAGCTATTCGAGCGGAGTTGTAATCTGGTAAACCATTGTCTCTGCCACGCATTATGTTTAAAGCTCCCAGATCGCGACGAGTGAACTCCATCGGTCCAAAGAGTTTATCTCTGACATCAGAACATAAAACTGGATCTTCACGTTCGGAGATTTGTGAGGCTAGTCCCATCAAAATCTCTTCAATTGTTGAATCAGTAAGAAAATcctaaaagaataaaaatagtaaaaaacaaATCCTTCGAGCTTCTAAGACCTTTTACTTACGCTTGAATCCCACCAAGTCGAACACAACCTTATAGCAGGATATCCCATTGGAGTTGTTTTATAATTACACTGCCCATCTCGCAAATAAATTCCCGGTGGAATCATGGTGTGTCCAAATCGAAAAGCAGCAGCTTGAAAGACATGACCAATACCAGGATGGACATCTTGTTTGTAACCTCCATATGGTGGAATATCAGATCCCAAGAATGCCGGCAAGTACTCATAGAGCATCACATTTTGGACACTTGCAACGACAATGCGACGAGCCCGTTGAAATATGTCCTCATCACTCCAGTCGGGATGTTGGGATTTCACACGTTTGGCAACTGTGTTGTGCCATCGGAGGAAGAGTATGGAGAAAGATAAAACTGCGGGATTTTGATTTGTTCGGGGATCTCCAAGAActggaaaaaaatgaaaacaaaccaGGAATGGATAAAAatgcaataactttttaaaacgaACGCTCtttcaaaaatgcttttttagcaaatttgaaagattataaaaatagttataggtcaaaatcaaagtttttaataaaaagctcaaaattttttcttttaatctagtggagtaactaaagctcaaaaattggcaatattagggaacccggccgaacagcttagattttgatgatcttttttttcaaacgtcggtaattaaaaatactttaaagtctatagattaacaattgccggtgttgccgttttgattgtttaaatttaattgaagatttttgtgaacaaaaacaaatttttttcaaaaatttttcttaaatttcataaattaattgatgccaaaagattgtctaggaaattcaaggaaaaaaaatatacgggagtgagggacaatcttccatagttcaagcgatagatgcaattttcttattaattgacttcaaacacaaaaaaaaatatttgaacacaacggcaacacctacaatattcaaatatacattttttaaaagctagaagcttagtcatatatgtaaaattaaaataaagtcaattgaatgaacggcttttgaaagaatggtaattgaactcagatttttgaaaaaaaaaattattgaaaaaattttaacatgtcgttttttaaacttggtcgtaatataaaatgcatttattttcaaatttttttggcggcatttattatgatttcaaattataaaaggaaatgtcaacatgtattacggtttatgaaaaaaattaaaaagtatttcattttcgaagaactttttttaataaaagttttgaaaagaaatgtaacttattttttttttaaagttcaacatctaaacataaaattattttttattcatttaataacccttactgttgaaagttaaatagcaaaaatttaaagttcctatttaccgcagtctttgagaaaattaattatttcaatgcaaaaattaagttgtaataaaaaaaaccattgaaattgaagtaatttttcatttttttttcaagagtgtgatatattttaaattttttgcttcgaaattcaactgataatatttatggccaaacatttttttttaaataaattcatattttattaaaaaaagtttggaaaaaagtcattttaaatttttctaataacattttttttttaattctgagtttgaggaccattttttcaaaaagtcttgattaaatttagtttatttaaatttaagagataagaatgagcttctggctttttaaaaatgtattttaaaatattgtaggtgttgccgttgttttcaaaatattttttttgtgtctgaggtcagaatgttagaaaattgcatttatcgcttaaacgatggaagattgtcccttactcccttttaaatattttccttaaattaccgagagaatcttttgctatcatttgttttatgaaatttaagcaaaaaaaatggttttgttaaaaaaaaattatttttaattttaaaaaacaatacggcaacaccggcaatttttaatctatagactttaaagtatttttaattacctacgaaaaaaaaaatcgtcaaaatcagagctgttcggccgggttccctaataatttgctttagttactctactaatcaatttttgtgaaaaacaaaattattaagaacggctaaaaataatacatacttttttgttaagatctGTAAATTATATTATTCAAACTTCTTATCAATAATAGCCAAATTGGTTTCgaaatttcacatttttctaAATACGAAAACTATATAACCCCTAAACCCTATAGGTAGCAACTAATTTTTGAGTGGCTTTTGGAGTTGTCGAttgatgaaaactttttttcgtttcattctgataaaatgaataaaaaggtATATCATCACATCAATTTTGTTGGGACTAATATctaacttttttgcaaattttcaaatatcatTTTCGGCATAACATTATGTGAAAAATTACCTATAAATAGGCACATTTTTGTATActcaacaatttgtttttatttttgcagtATACTTTtaggtcatacaaaaaaaaaataactttttcataGTTTAAAAGCTTTATAAAAGCACTCATAGTTTGGTTTGTTTAGTTGCGTCTTGATTTATAATTGAGAAAAtcgaagtcaaaaaattaatttaagagtACACACtgggaatttttgaaataacttagaAGATTTATTATCCTTAGAAATTGATTCTTAGTTCAATTTTCATAACTTTTAGTGTCTTTTAGttaatttcatctttttttttctcaattgtatggaacaactttcaaataaaaattaattttaaaaacccccaatgaaaaattaagttaaacagaaaaaaatgaagaaaacttcTAGATTTTTGCATAGGTAtgttcatcaaaataaaagcaCTAAACAAATGTTTTGGGGTGATTCTgactttttgaattaaaattaaaaaaaaaaaaaaaaatcaaatgcaagtaacagaacaaaaaataaaattaaaattggaggaatcaatttttcatttatcttaatctaaaatgttaaaaatatatgaaaaaatatattcccAATGTTTTTATGGAAtgaggaagtttttttttattttcgaattgaaaaattatttcatggGTTTATGTGGAGCGGTGAGCCGATTTGCTTTAAGTATAAGCTAATTAGTTTAGTGGCATTTTTGGGGgtttaaagaattatttttttaaggaaataaacaaaaaaataagcatacctacttttttaagcaggaatttttagatgttgattaataatttataaaaaaaaaatgattaaaaaaaggctcttacgattttttctaaaaatgcatgttaatatttGTTTATGTTGAAGCCGCCTTTTTTGGTCGCTTCCTTCTATATGCAAATTATTCCATACTTTTTCCCTACGTTTCGTAGTAATTTCTCGACTTCATCAGgggaattttattaaatttgttaaaacttgatattcaaaatttctacactattataaattttgttatgttaatattttttaacgtgcatgaaaaaaaaaaaaaaactctagagCCAGGAAATCAGGTTGCatagttttttgcttgcaaTGTTAATTAGGAcagctttaattttaaaaattttggaatttcgaTTTTAGAGGCTATTATTGTTgccaataaacaaaaaaaaaaaaatacaccctaAGATAAAACATACTAACCAGTGCTTCTAACCACCTAAAGGTGCTTATGAGAAAAGCATGGGGTTATTTTGTTCcatgaacattttaaattttagtcaAACTAGCTATTTgctcaaatatttaaaattttggaatatttaAATCTACTAGTTGCTCTGGCTAGAATTTTTACGGATTTTTGCTTCATATCTTTTTGaagtttcaacttttt includes the following:
- the LOC129913920 gene encoding dual oxidase, with the translated sequence MGLLTIPHSWDSTASSSNSSRINNSIKKLFITFGIIIVICLEVSSYEKIYSQTEKQRYDGWYNNLAHPDWGSVDSHLIRKAPPSYSDGVYAMAGSNRPSTRRLSRLFMRGRDGLASKFNRTALLAFFGQVVANEVVMASESGCPIEMHRIEIEKCDEMYDKECRGDKYIPFHRAAYDRNTGQSPNAPREQINQMTAWIDGSFIYSTSEAWLNAMRTFQNGTLLTEKGGRMPVRNTMRVPLFNNPVPNVMKMLSPERLFLLGDPRTNQNPAVLSFSILFLRWHNTVAKRVKSQHPDWSDEDIFQRARRIVVASVQNVMLYEYLPAFLGSDIPPYGGYKQDVHPGIGHVFQAAAFRFGHTMIPPGIYLRDGQCNYKTTPMGYPAIRLCSTWWDSSDFLTDSTIEEILMGLASQISEREDPVLCSDVRDKLFGPMEFTRRDLGALNIMRGRDNGLPDYNSARIAYGLTPKKDWMDINPELFAEQPELLRMLISAYNNQLDDVDVYIGGMLESYGQPGELFTKVIKEQFTRLRDADRFWFENEMNGVFTKEEIVELRKITMYEIIVNSTDVGPDDIQRDVFMWHEGDPCPQPMQLNATELEPCNYLEGYDYFAGSELTFIYVCVFLGFVPILCAGAGYCVVKLQNSKRRKLKIRQEALRSNPGHKGSVDKMVAREWLHANHKRLVTVKFGPESAIYTVDRKGEKLRTFCVKTVDVITVEESATNHIKKKPYILLRVPNDHDLVLELESYAARRKFVKKLEDFLVHHKKEMTLIEVNKDIMLARAETRERRQKRLEYFFREAYALTFGLRPGERRRRSDASSDGEVMTVMRTSLSKAEFAAALGMKPNDMFVRKMFNIVDKDQDGRISFQEFLETVVLFSRGKTDDKLRIIFDMCDNDRNGVIDKGELSEMMRSLVEIARTTSLGDDQVTELIDGMFQDVGLEHKNHLTYQDFKLMMKEYKGDFVAIGLDCKGAKQNFLDTSTNVARMTSFHIEPMQDKPRHWLQEKWDCYITFLEENRQNIFYLFLFYVITIVLFVERFIHYSFMAEHTDLRHIMGVGIAITRGSAASLSFCYSLLLLTMSRNLITKLKEFPIQQYIPLDSHIQFHKIAACTALFFSILHSLGHIVNFYHVSTQSHENLRCLTREVHFASDYKPDITFWLFQTVTGTTGVMLFIIMCIIFVFAHPTIRKRAYNFFWNMHSLYVLLYILSLIHGLARLTGPPRFWMFFLGPGIIYTLDKIVSLRTKYMALDVIETDLLPSDVIKIKFYRPPNLKYLSGQWVRLSCTSFRPNEMHSFTLTSAPHENFLSCHIKAQGPWTWKLRNYFDPCNYNAEDQPKIRIEGPFGGGNQDWYKFEVAVMVGGGIGVTPYASILNDLVFGTSTNRYSGVACKKVYFLWICPSHKHFEWFIDVLRDVEKKDVTNVLEIHIFITQFFHKFDLRTTMLYICENHFQRLSKKSIFTGLKAVNHFGRPDMSSFLKFVQKKHSYVSKIGVFSCGPRPLTKSVMSACDEVNKTRKLPYFIHHFENFG